A stretch of Henckelia pumila isolate YLH828 chromosome 4, ASM3356847v2, whole genome shotgun sequence DNA encodes these proteins:
- the LOC140861384 gene encoding uncharacterized protein, which translates to MEWTTEDKKKANLDNVVKDILYKTLDKNTFSKIKMCKTGKEIWEKLIQLCEGNEQTKENKLSMDTQKFDNIKMKPGESMTEFDERVSSIVIELSALGKTCPNRKVILKVIQGLSKE; encoded by the coding sequence ATGGAATGGACTACCGAAGATAAAAAGAAAGCAAATCTCGACAATGTTGTCAAAGATATCTTGTACAAGACTCTTGACAAGAATACCTTCAGCAAAATAAAGATGTGTAAAACTGGAAAAGAAATTTGGGAAAAGTTGATTCAGTTATGTGAAGGAAATGAACAAACAAAGGAGAACAAACTATCCATGGATACACAAAAGTTTGATAATATCAAAATGAAGCCTGGGGAATCAATGACAGAATTTGATGAAAGGGTCAGTAGCATTGTGATTGAGCTCAGTGCTCTGGGAAAAACTTGTCCCAACAGAAAAGTAATTCTGAAAGTTATTCAAGGCCTTTCCAAAGAATGA